The proteins below come from a single Pleuronectes platessa chromosome 3, fPlePla1.1, whole genome shotgun sequence genomic window:
- the metrnlb gene encoding meteorin-like protein, whose protein sequence is MLRPWFAHWIAAMLLIGRAVAQYSSDQCSWRGSGLSHESHRRDVEQVYLRCSQGSLEWLYPIGAIIVNLRPNTDSSAAHVAGLHVCIKPQTYSQGSHLYVERAGDLRLLVAEGDQAQSTVHCFSLAEGALFVEAIPQSDISRRITAFQYELVPGQGPGAQMYPFLQPGLVTCKPCSDEELLMAVCTSDFAGSGFFRGMASGSDEHSSVVVTLSRLFRQKSRVFVWGGARGRGWSGRVNVPSQCGVRPGGDEYLLTGSVHFGNAWLGCAPRYKDFRELYVRAQKAGTNPCQIDID, encoded by the exons ATGCTCCGGCCGTGGTTTGCGCACTGGATCGCGGCTATGCTCCTCATCGGTCGGGCGGTGGCACAGTACTCCAGTGACCAGTGCAGCtggagaggaag TGGTTTGAGTCACGAGTCCCATCGCAGAGATGTGGAGCAGGTCTACCTTCGCTGCTCTCAGGGGTCTCTGGAGTGGCTCTACCCCATCGGTGCCATCATTGTCAACCTGCGGCCAAACACTGACTCCTCAGCGGCGCACGTGGCAGGTCTCCATGTGTGCATCAAGCCCCAGACTTACTCCCAG GGCTCTCATCTGTACGTGGAGCGGGCCGGAGATCTGAGGCTGCTGGTGGCCGAGGGCGACCAGGCTCAGAGCACAGTGCACTGTTTCAGCCTGGCAGAGGGGGCTCTCTTTGTGGAAGCCATCCCACAGAGCGACATCAGCCGAAGGATCACAGCCTTCCAGTATGAGCTGGTGCCAGGTCAGGGGCCTGGGGCTCAGATGTATCCATTCCTGCAACCGGGCTTAG ttACCTGTAAGCCCTGTTCGGATGAAGAGCTCCTCATGGCTGTTTGTACCAGCGACTTtg CTGGGAGTGGCTTCTTTCGAGGGATGGCATCAGGCTCTGACGAACACTCCTCTGTTGTGGTGACCCTGAGCCGGCTGTTTCGTCAGAAGAGCAGGGTGTTTGTTTGGGGCGGAGCCAGGGGGCGAGGCTGGAGCGGGCGTGTCAATGTCCCCTCACAGTGCGGTGTGCGTCCTGGAGGAGATGAGTACCTTTTGACTGGCTCTGTCCATTTCGGGAACGCCTGGCTTGGCTGTGCACCTCGCTACAAGGACTTCCGGGAGCTCTACGTCAGAGCCCAGAAAGCCGGAACAAACCCATGTCAAATAGACATAGACtga